A section of the Pan paniscus chromosome 11, NHGRI_mPanPan1-v2.0_pri, whole genome shotgun sequence genome encodes:
- the SURF4 gene encoding surfeit locus protein 4, with protein sequence MARGPFKTRQGGPGRRAAPLRLGLRGSRWSRSRRGARPAAGHFLWRPQRVRAPTGESQRASERASRAEPPAVAMGQNDLMGTAEDFADQFLRVTKQYLPHVARLCLISTFLEDGIRMWFQWSEQRDYIDTTWNCGYLLASSFVFLNLLGQLTGCVLVLSRNFVQYACFGLFGIIALQTIAYSILWDLKFLMRNLALGGGLLLLLAESRSEGKSMFAGVPTMRESSPKQYMQLGGRVLLVLMFMTLLHFDASFFSIVQNIVGTALMILVAIGFKTKLAALTLVVWLFAINVYFNAFWTIPVYKPMHDFLKYDFFQTMSVIGGLLLVVALGPGGVSMDEKKKEW encoded by the exons ATGGCGCGTGGCCCCTTTAAGACGCGCCAGGGCGGGCCCGGGCGGCGCGCGGCCCCTTTAAGGCTTGGCCTACGTGGCAGCCGCTGGAGCCGCAGCCGACGCGGAGCGAGGCCGGCCGCCGGGCACTTCCTGTGGAGGCCGCAGCGGGTGCGGGCGCCGACGGGCGAGAGccagcgagcgagcgagcgagcgagccgagccgagcctccCGCCGTCGCCATGGGCCAGAACGACCTGATGGGCACGGCCGAGGACTTCGCCGACCAG TTCCTCCGTGTCACAAAGCAGTACCTGCCCCACGTGGCGCGCCTCTGTCTGATCAGCACCTTCCTGGAGGACGGCATCCGTATGTGGTTCCAGTGGAGCGAGCAGCGCGACTACATCGACACCACCTGGAACTGCGGCTACCTGCTGGCCTCGTCCTTCGTCTTCCTCAACTTGCTGGGACAGCTGA CTGGCTGCGTCCTGGTGTTGAGCAGGAACTTCGTGCAGTACGCCTGCTTCGGGCTCTTTGGAATCATAGCTCTGCAG ACGATTGCCTACAGCATTTTATGGGACTTGAAGTTTTTGATGAG GAACCTGGCCCTGGGAGGAGGCCTGTTGCTGCTCCTAGCAGAATCCCGTTCTGAAGGGAAGAGCATGTTTGCGGGCGTCCCCACCATGCGTGAGAGCTCCCCCAAACAGTACATGCAGCtcggaggcagggtcttgctggtTCTGATGTTCATGACCCTCCTTCACTTTGACGCCAGCTTCTTTTCT ATTGTCCAGAACATCGTGGGCACAGCTCTGATGATTTTAGTGGCCATTGGTTTTAAAACCAAGCTGGCTGCTTTGACTCTTGTTGTGTGGCTCTTTGCCATCAACGTATATTTCAACGCCTTCTGGACCATTCCAGTCTACAAGCCCATGCATGACTTCCTGAAATACGACTTCTTCCAGACCATGTCGGTGATCGGGGGCTTGCTCCTGGTGGTGGCCCTGGGCCCTGGGGGTGTCTCCATGGATGAGAAGAAGAAGGAGTGGTAA